A genomic segment from Fusarium fujikuroi IMI 58289 draft genome, chromosome FFUJ_chr04 encodes:
- a CDS encoding related to origin recognition complex subunit 2, with protein sequence MPPRKAIPEPDTQQDPARSLRKRGYQDLESIPESDLETSPVKRQRSAAHRSPKVATGANGHTEAIHRDVIGDSDASSSESLSRVDPDETPKPAPKRRGRPPKKAVNGETPTPKANRTALFETPNKKTPVALNGATPGGADRSAKRKSTRALIEHVVGDDLTDEEEYDGLAQQIYESSEDEEALEGDVAISTEASGVDEAATPSKSTPRRKAQRKAPARSPTPPRDLPPHELYFAHNKPGRAKTSNNTLGSLALLTHDEYFTIMRETQDHHEADIEFLESLHAESFPQWAFELSQGFSLCLYGYGSKRRLLHKLAGHLYSSIRKEKGDKIVVINGYAHNTTMREVLSTIGAAVDPSHRIPLTQPAVMVPAILSHLATTSSTLTLIVNSIDAAPLRKSGSQSALAQLAAHPQIKMVCSADTPDFALLWDIGVRSAFNMVFHDCTTFAPYGAELDVVDEVHELLGRNAHRVNGREGVAFVLRSLPENAKNLFRLLVGEVLIAIEEEGDSGDEPIGVEYRMVYNKAVEEFICSSEMAFRTLLKEYIPRPSNNHEYEGCSGNRAAELAI encoded by the exons ATGCCTCCAAGAAAGGCAATACCTGAGCCTGATACTCAACAAGATCCTGCAAGATCCTTACGAAAACGCGGGTACCAAGATCTTGAATCCATTCCCGAAAGCGACCTTGAAACATCGCCAGTAAAGCGACAACGAAGTGCAGCTCATCGTTCACCCAAAGTCGCCACTGGAGCGAATGGACATACAGAAGCTATACACCGAGATGTGATAGGAGACAGTGATGCAAGCTCATCCGAATCATTATCAAGAGTCGACCCAGATGAAACCCCTAAACCTGCACCAAAACGACGAGGGAGACCACCAAAGAAGGCTGTGAATGGCGAAACTCCTACACCGAAAGCGAACCGTACTGCTCTTTTTGAAACGCCAAACAAGAAAACGCCCGTAGCTTTGAATGGAGCAACACCTGGAGGAGCAGACAGATCTGCCAAGCGAAAGAGTACGAGAGCTCTCATAGAACATGTTGTTGGCGACGACCTTAcggatgaggaggaataCGACGGCCTTGCGCAGCAAATCTATGAATCTagtgaagacgaagaagcgCTCGAGGGCGACGTTGCCATTTCCACCGAAGCTTCAGGTGTAGATGAAGCTGCGACACCTTCGAAATCGACACCTCGCCGGAAAGCTCAGCGGAAAGCACCAGCTCGatctccaactcctcctcgCGACTTGCCTCCTCACGAATTATACTTTGCGCACAACAAACCTGGGCGGGCCAAGACTTCGAATAATACTCTGGGATCACTCGCTCTACTTACACACGATGAATACTTTACCATTATGCGAGAAACTCAGGATCACCATGAGGCTGATATCGAATTTTTAGAGAGTCTGCATGCCGAATCATTCCCGCAATGGGCGTTCGAGTTATCGCAAGGGTTCAGTTTGTGTCTATATGGTTATGGCTCGAAGCGACGTCTCCTGCACAAGCTTGCTGGTCACTTGTACTCTTCCATTAGGAAGGAGAAGGGGGATAAGATTGTTGTAATCAATGGCTACGCCCACAACACCACTATGCGCGAGGTATTGAGCACAATTGGCGCGGCTGTTGATCCAAGTCACCGCATTCCTCTAACGCAACCTGCCGTCATGGTCCCTGCCATTCTCTCACACCTAGCCACAACGTCGTCAACGTTGACTCTTATTGTTAACTCAATCGATGCGGCGCCTCTTCGTAAATCTGGCTCACAGTCTGCTCTAGCGCAACTCGCGGCGCATCCTCAAATAAAGATGGTGTGTTCAGCTGATACACCAGACTTTGCACTACTGTGGGACATAGGTGTGCGATCTGCGTTTAACATGGTGTTCCACGACTGTACGACCTTTGCCCCATATGGTGCCGAGCTGGATGTTGTGGATGAGGTACACGAGCTTCTCGGGAGGAATGCTCACCGAGTCAATGGTAGAGAAGGCGTTGCATTCGTTTTACGAAGTTTGCCTGAAAATGCCAAGAATCTGTTCCGCCTCTTGGTGGGCGAGGTTCTCATTGcgattgaggaggagggcgaCAGTGGCGATGAGCCAATTGGTGTTGAGTATCGAATGGTGTACAACAAGGCCGTGGAAGAGTTCATCTGCAGTTCCGAGATGGCTTTCCGAACCCTGCTGAAAGAGTAC ATTCCACGACCATCAAATAATCACGAGTATGAAGGATGCTCTGGGAACAGAGCTGCTGAGCTTGCCATTTAG
- a CDS encoding probable formate dehydrogenase produces the protein MVKVLAVLYDGGQHAKDQPLLLGTTENELGIRKWLEDQGHTLVTTSDKDDEGSTFDKELEDAEIIITTPFHPGYLTAERLARAKKLKLAVTAGIGSDHVDLNAANKTNGGITVAEVTGSNVVSVAEHVLMTILVLIRNFVPAHEQIEAGDWNVAHAAKQEFDLEGKVVGTVAVGRIGERVLRRLKPFDCKELLYFDYQPLSPEKEKEIGCRRVDTLEEMLAQCDIVTINCPLHEKTKGLFNKDLIAKMKKGSYLVNTARGAIVVKEDVAAALKSGHLAGYGGDVWDHQPAPKQHPLRTAKNNWGGGNAMVPHMSGTSLDAQIRYANGTKAIIDSYLSGRHDYKPEDLIVHQGDYATKAYGQREKK, from the exons ATG GTCAAGGTTCTTGCAGTTCTCTACGACGGTGGCCAGCACGCCAAGGAT CAACCCCTCCTTCTCGGTACCACTGAGAACGAGCTCGGTATCCGCAAGTGGCTCGAGGACCAAGGTCACACTCTCGTCACCACATCTGACAAGGACGATGAGGGTTCTACCTTCgacaaggagctcgaggatgctgagatcatcatcaccactccCTTCCACCCTGGCTACCTGACCGCTGAGCGTCTTGCTcgcgccaagaagctcaagctcgctGTCACCGCTGGTATCGGCTCTGACCACGTCGACCTCAACGCtgccaacaagaccaacggCGGTATCACCGTTGCTGAGGTCACTGGCTCCAACGTCGTCTCCGTTGCTGAGCACGTTCTCATGACCATCCTCGTCCTTATCCGCAACTTCGTCCCTGCCCACGAGCAGATTGAGGCCGGTGACTGGAACGTTGCCCATGCTGCCAAGCAGGAGTTCGATCTTGAGGGCAAGGTTGTCGGTACCGTCGCTGTGGGCCGCATTGGTGAGCGTGTCCTCCGCCGCCTCAAGCCCTTCGACTGCAAGGAGCTCCTCTACTTCGATTACCAGCCCCTTTCtcccgagaaggagaaggagattggcTGCCGCCGCGTCGACACCCTCGAGGAGATGCTCGCTCAGTGTGATATCGTCACCATCAACTGCCCTCTCCacgagaagaccaagggtctcttcaacaaggacctcatcgccaagatgaagaagggctcTTACCTCGTCAACACTGCCCGTGGTGCCATCGTCGTCAAGGAGGACGTTGCTGCCGCTCTCAAGTCTGGTCACCTCGCCGGTTACGGTGGTGATGTCTGGGACCACCAGCCCGCTCCCAAGCAGCACCCTCTGCGAACCGCCAAGAACAACTGGGGTGGCGGTAACGCCATGGTTCCTCACATGTCCGGTACTTCTCTGGACGCTCAGATCCGATATGCCAACGGTACCAAGGCCATCATCGACTCTTACCTCTCTGGCCGCCACGACTACAAGCCTGAGGATCTTATCGTCCACCAGGGTGACTATGCCACCAAGGCCTATGGTCAGCGTGAGAAGAAATAA
- a CDS encoding related to phosphatidate cytidylyltransferase has product MTEHLSPDSLNTLDPDEQDSFRVRSRSPHPYHHQNTDLPHLSDRFMLRNRQAQSAKTSDDDPHEPSPTTWPSFLKDSPQTSDSGSEADDEHYLKGLPAPKANLHKGLRGLNEPLSGSSTPLPSPALLDSHVIRTVDKPPMPTETPETKRLLEALKKRRRVVVRRITEAGIVLALGLMVASNSQVLQLIKIWGKDILLCGLVYAGLLALYPVRVVAWAYRNRTPSHPIPLELPAHFDPAPILYPSAITLYVSLLISSSNPAAILPNLILSLASIPQSVIPKVDPYATYDVLAWGLTCIPLIWSPKQREHFESKHPESFISGETAILLYPLHQTLCVTLHYLTTTSLLTAELQLLSVALINVLLLASSPQVLILKALLWGGGLSLLFFCGRVISWGIALARVPKWRFRRVSVSQRPPLWKNFKQIFSLRRLRHELLRPEYEDAVYDTIGSSEDEAGPLFKKPTRVRTFGPSSPNPAEPDSAPSSPTAADTFGNWSFARRHTLPHLDHGNRRNATHTPSGRKKRATSMSVRPFFKLTQEQATMRKWLYAGYVYLSIIVIILGGIRTYVQCYALDGNEPIGWALGYLFGDWSWFRYQVVSLNLERWICLPPRIDPTEDKQCHSGWVQHVRHNDFGEANTRLLLSAYWMGILILGLIIVFRLKDIYEVDTRRKVFHFMMVGMFLPATFIDPTYAALALSLILAVFLILDLLRASQLPPLSKPIASFLAPYVDGRDFRGPVVISHIFLLIGCAIPLWLGLASLPRSGSGYLSGWEVTTRDVSLVSGVICVGLGDAAASLIGRRYGRRKWLWGGGKSLEGSVAFAVAVMLGLGAASMWLRIGGWPAAGEQPGVIAGTRNAAMCASMASLTEAVLTGGNDNVIVPVVLWTCVKSLGV; this is encoded by the exons ATGACAGAGCATCTCAGCCCCGACTCTCTAAATACTCTCGACCCCGACGAACAAGACAGCTTCCGAGTTCGATCGCGATCGCCTCACCCGTACCATCACCAGAATACAGACCTTCCTCATCTCTCGGATCGTTTTATGCTGAGGAACCGCCAAGCGCAATCCGCCAAGACCAGTGACGATGATCCCCACGAACCCTCGCCTACGACATGGCCAAGTTTTCTCAAGGACTCGCCGCAGACGAGCGACAGTGGCTCCGAAGCTGACGACGAGCATTATCTAAAAGGTTTACCGGCGCCAAAAGCCAACCTGCACAAAGGATTGAGAGGTCTCAATGAACCGCTGTCTGGCTCTTCAACACCTCTTCCATCACCAGCGCTTCTTGATAGTCATGTCATCCGCACCGTAGACAAGCCGCCCATGCCTACCGAGACACCGGAAACGAAACGTCTGCTCGAAGCCCTCAAAAAACGAAGAAGAGTCGTTGTTCGACGCATAACTGAGGCTGGCATTGTTTTAGCGCTGGGTCTCATGGTAGCTTCAAATTCCCAGGTGTTGCAGCTCATAAAGATCTGGGGAAAAG ATATTCTGCTCTGTGGCCTTGTATATGCGGGACTACTCGCTCTGTATCCTGTCCGGGTCGTCGCTTGGGCATACCGTAACAGGACACCATCTCACCCAATACCTCTCGAGCTTCCTGCGCACTTCGACCCCGCTCCCATATTATACCCTTCGGCGATTACTCTATATGTCTCGCTTCTTATTTCGTCAAGCAACCCAGCAGCGATTCTACCTAACCTTATTCTGAGCCTTGCTTCCATTCCTCAGAGCGTTATCCCCAAGGTTGATCCTTATGCTACATATGATGTACTGGCATGGGGCCTAACTTGCATTCCATTAATCTGGAGCCCAAAGCAGCGTGAACATTTCGAAAGCAAGCACCCAGAATCTTTTATTTCAGGAGAAACGGCTATTCTGCTGTATCCTCTTCACCAAACTTTGTGTGTGACATTGCACTATCTCACTACAACTAGTCTTTTGACGGCTGAGCTCCAGCTCCTGTCAGTCGCCCTTATCAACGTTTTGCTTCTAGCTTCTTCACCCCAGGTTTTGATTCTCAAAGCCCTGTTGTGGGGTGGCGGactttctctcctcttcttttgtGGACGTGTCATAAGCTGGGGAATTGCTTTGGCCAGAGTGCCGAAATGGAGATTTCGGAGAGTGTCAGTCTCTCAGCGGCCGCCACTCTGGAAGAACTTCAAACAAATTTTCTCGCTACGACGGCTGAGGCACGAATTATTAAGACCAGAGTATGAGGATGCTGTGTACGATACCATTGGCTCATCCGAGGACGAGGCAGGCCCGTTGTTCAAGAAGCCTACTCGAGTTCGAACCTTTGGACCAAGCTCCCCGAACCCAGCAGAACCCGATAGTGCTCCCTCTTCGCCCACGGCCGCAGATACTTTCGGAAACTGGTCTTTTGCACGCAGACATACCTTACCACACCTTGATCATGGGAATCGACGTAACGCGACGCATACTCCTTCGGGACGCAAAAAGCGAGCAACTTCCATGTCCGTTCGGCCCTTCTTCAAGCTTACTCAAGAGCAAGCGACTATGAGAAAATGGCTTTATGCTGGATACGTCTACTTGAGTATCATAGTTATTATCCTTGGTGGCATTCGAACTTATGTACAATGTTATGCCCTAGATGGCAATGAGCCCATTGGGTGGGCTTTGGGATATCTCTTCGGCGACTGGTCTTGGTTCCGATATCAAGTTGTCAGTCTGAACTTGGAAAGATGGATTTGCCTACCCCCGCGAATTGATCCTACAGAAGACAAACAATGCCACTCTGGCTGGGTACAGCACGTTCGCCATAACGACTTTGGAGAAGCAAACACTCGGCTTTTGTTGAGTGCTTACTGGATGGGCATCTTGATTCTGGGGCTCATTATCGTCTTTCGTCTGAAGGACATCTATGAGGTAGATACACGGCGGAAGGTGTTCCACTTTATGATGGTTGGCATGTTTTTGCCCGCAACCTTTATCGATCCCACGTATGCAGCTCTTGCCCTGTCTCTAATTCTTGCGGTCTTCTTGATCCTGGATCTTCTGCGGGCAAGTCAGCTACCTCCACTATCAAAACCTATTGCCTCATTCCTAGCACCATACGTTGACGGCAGAGACTTCCGTGGTCCAGTTGTCATCTCGCACATCTTTCTCCTGATTGGGTGCGCCATTCCTCTCTGGCTGGGCCTTGCTTCTCTACCACGCTCTGGATCTGGCTACCTGTCTGGTTGGGAAGTCACAACTCGAGATGTCAGTCTTGTCTCTGGAGTTATCTGCGTGGGTTTAGGAGACGCAGCTGCTTCTCTCATCGGCCGTCGATATGGACGTCGGAAGTGGCTCTGGGGAGGCGGTAAGAGCCTTGAGGGCAGCGTCGCCTTTGCTGTGGCTGTCATGCTGGGACTTGGTGCCGCCAGTATGTGGCTGAGAATCGGTGGTTGGCCTGCTGCAGGTGAGCAGCCTGGAGTGATTGCTGGCACACGAAATGCTGCGATGTGCGCATCCATGGCGAGCTTGACAGAGGCTGTTCTTACTGGTGGGAACGACAACGTTATCGTACCAGTGGTGTTGTGGACATGTGTGAAAAGCCTCGGTGTTTGA
- a CDS encoding related to endo-1,3(4)-beta-glucanase: protein MSMYSSGVKPGEIPPIYDEVMLARKGQEIRHASSSMPWWNPRYWRKRIWAAIIIVILVIVIIIVAVAVERARKNMYPDYSPLSYTLKDTYGGESFFDQFNYFTGYDPTEGFVHYVPEAQAKDLNLTYVSPSTAVLKVDTSVGPNSKPNASTGRFSVRIESKKTYENGLFIFDVKHTPYGCGTWPALWLTDRYNWPNHGEIDVMESTNKAEDGNQMTLHTTGDCSMDVRREETGKTLQKNCNHEKDDNAGCGVLSKPAGYGSVFNKNGGGVMAVEWRHEGIRMWQFGRDSIPSDIKGNNPKPDTWGTAVADFPNTHCDIGTHFKNQSIIANIDLCGSLVYHVWDDSGCSGKCTDLVANNPEAFENAYWEFGTFQVYQAS, encoded by the exons ATGTCAATGTATTCATCTGGCGTGAAGCCTGGAGAGATACCTCCAATTTACGACGAGGTAATGCTGGCTCGCAAAGGCCAGGAAATCCGCCATGCGAGCTCATCAATGCCCTGGTGGAATCCTCGATACTGGCGAAAGAGAATCTGGGCCGCTATTATCATAGTCATCCTTGTTATAGTGATAATAATTGTCGCCGTCGCTGTGGAGAGAGCTAGAAAGAATATGTATCCTGACTACTCACCATTATCGTACACCTTGAAAGATACAT ATGGAGGTGAATCCTTCTTTGACCAGTTCAACTATTTCACAGGATACGACCCCA CTGAGGGCTTCGTACATTACGTTCCAGAAGCGCAAGCAAAAGATCTT AATCTCACATATGTTTCGCCCAGCACTGCCGTTCTCAAAGTCGACACTTCTGTCGGCCCCAACAGCAAGCCTAATGCGTCTACGGGTCGCTTTTCTGTCCGAATCGAGTCCAAAAAGACATACGAGAAcggtctcttcatcttcgacgTCAAGCATACTCCCTATGGCTGTGGCACATGGCCGGCCCTTTGGCTCACTGACCGTTATAACTGGCCAAACCACGGAGAAATTGATGTGATGGAGTCGACAAACAAAGCTGAAGACGGGAATCAAATGACATTGCACACTACCGGCGACTGCTCAATGGACGTACGCCGCGAAGAAACAGGAAAGACACTACAGAAAAACTGCAACCACGAAAAGGACGATAATGCAGGCTGTGGCGTTCTTTCAAAGCCTGCGGGATACGGCTCCGTCTTCAACAAGAATGGAGGAGGTGTGATGGCGGTTGAATGGCGACATGAAGGCATCCGCATGTGGCAGTTTGGTAGAGACTCTATACCATCAGATATCAAAGGAAACAACCCAAAGCCCGACACTTGGGGCACTGCTGTTGCCGACTTTCCCAACACGCATTGCGACATTGGCACGCATTTCAAGAACCAGAGCATCATTGCCAATATCGACCTGTGTGGTAGTCTTGTTTATCACGTTTGGGACGACTCTGGAT GTTCGGGCAAATGCACTGATCTCGTCGCCAACAACCCTGAAGCATTTGAGAATGCGTATTGGGAGTTTGGGACTTTCCAAGTATACCAGGCAAGTTAA
- a CDS encoding related to large neutral amino acid transporter, producing MAPPYGLPSNTRDSLELASLASSSQPNEEGATEISSRPSISSSRRLSLEQDDPLDSANPANRMNRSYSVSSAFDFSANMFPLSSTTGAEGYAPIGAPTSRSRPSGGLGGGSLEKNKTLTYLNGLSLIVGLIIGSGIFSSPGSVSTRVGSPGAAILVWIIAGILAWTGAASYAELGGAIPLNGGAQVYLAKTFGEVIGFLFTWVAMLVLKPGSAAIIAIIMGEYFVRAFIGPDAEHVSPWINKAVALVGLFIVTFLNCVSTKLGTRVNDTLMFMKFIALLGVTVIGIVVAITGKTLKGKSEVEWKPHQLFENTSTDMSAWALALYAGLWAYDGWDNTNYVVGEFKNPTKDLPRVIHTAMPLVILCYVLANIAYFLVLPLESMDGSNTVAVMFGNRVFGSVGSLILALIVSASCFGALNSSTFTSSRLAYVAGKEGYIPSIFGTIGIGGSPHEHELSTQRTRSWFTRKMRRMFGDEDAGLFYTPVYALLLNAVLTVGYVVVGEFSTLVTFYGVAGYTFYFLTVLGLIILRVREPGLVRPYKTWITTPIIFCCVSLFLLSRAVFAQPFQTIAVVFFVVAGVPVYFWRIRGRDEQVLRRRGQPSEEKKWWQFWK from the exons ATGGCGCCGCCTTACGGACTCCCGTCGAATACAAGAGATTCGCTGGAACTCGCTTCCTTGGCTAGTTCAAGTCAGCCCAACGAAGAAGGAGCTACAGAGATCTCGTCAAGGCCCAGCATATCGTCGTCGCGTAGACTGTCGCTCGAACAAGATGACCCCCTCGACAGTGCAAATCCTGCAAACAGGATGAATCGATCATACTCAGTATCCTCAGCCTTTGACTTCTCCGCCAATATGTTTCCTCTAAGCTCTACGACTGGTGCCGAAGGTTACGCTCCCATTGGagcaccaacatcaagatcaaggccgagCGGCGGCTTAGGAGGAGGATCATTGGAGAAAAACAAGACTTTGACATACTTGAACGGATTGTCGCTGATAGTGGGACTTATTATCGGCTCAGGAATCTTCTCGTCGCCAGGATCTGTGAGCACAAGAGTTGGGTCGCCTGGTGCAGCGATACTCGTCTGGATTATCGCGGGTATACTCGCTTGGACAGGCGCTGCATCTTACGCTGAGCTCGGAGGAGCAATCCCTCTCAATGGCGGCGCTCAAGTTTACTTGGCCAAGACATTTGGCGAGGTGATAGGCTTCCTCTTTACATGGGTTGCCATGTTGGTTCTTAAGCCTGGTAGTgccgccatcatcgccatcatcatgggcGAATACTTTGTTCGAGCCTTCATCGGTCCTGACGCTGAGCATGTAAGCCCTTGGATCAACAAGGCTGTTGCGCTTGTGGGGCTGTTCATTGTAACGTTCTTGAACTGTGTGTCTACAAAGCTCGGCACGCGCGTTAACGATACGCTCATGTTTATGAAATTTATCGCTTTACTGGGCGTCACCGTTATTGGTATTGTCGTTGCCATCACAGGAAAGACGCTCAAGGGCAAGTCGGAAGTTGAGTGGAAGCCGCATCAGCTGTTTGAAAACACATCGACCGACATGTCTGCCTGGGCTCTCGCCCTTTATGCTGGTCTTTGGGCGTATGATGGCTGGGACAAT ACAAACTACGTCGTTGGGGAGTTCAAGAACCCAACTAAAGACCTACCCCGAGTCATCCACACAGCCATGCCTCTGGTCATCCTCTGCTATGTGCTAGCTAACATCGCCTACTTCCTTGTCCTACCTCTCGAGAGCATGGACGGGTCTAATACAGTAGCTGTCATGTTTGGCAACCGAGTGTTTGGTTCCGTAGGCTCACTCATTCTCGCACTCATCGTTAGCGCCAGTTGTTTCGGTGCCCTCAACTCTTCGACGTTCACCTCCAGTCGTTTGGCATATGTAGCTGGAAAAGAGGGCTACATTCCTTCGATCTTTGGCACTATCGGTATTGGCGGCAGCCCACACGAGCACGAGCTCAGCACGCAGCGTACACGAAGTTGGTTCACGCGCAAGATGCGAAGAAtgtttggcgatgaagatgctggacTGTTTTATACGCCAGTCTATGCACTCCTTCTCAACGCTGTTCTTACAGTTGGTTACGTGGTTGTTGGCGAGTTTAGTACTCTCGTCACCTTCTATGGCGTTGCAGGCTACACATTTTATTTCCTCACAGTTCTGGGTCTGATTATCCTGCGCGTGCGAGAGCCGGGACTCGTACGACCGTACAAGACCTGGATCACGACGCCCATTATATTCTGCTGCGTTagtctcttcctcctcagccgcGCTGTCTTTGCACAGCCTTTCCAGACTATCGCCGTCGTATTCTTCGTGGTAGCTGGTGTGCCTGTTTATTTCTGGCGTATTAGAGGGCGGGACGAGCAGGTCTTGAGACGGAGAGGACAGCCCAGCGAGGAAAAGAAGTGGTGGCAATTCTGGAAATGA
- a CDS encoding related to Phosphatidylglycerophosphatase GEP4, mitochondrial: MLNLNLSASLNITRLIFKPSLCLPHHTVSTFNDLPIPLEKGLQKDGRKVEIRAVVLDKDDCFAYPDNVEVYDSYKSHFEKLRLAYPGRKLLVVSNTAGATSWDENLKLASEVEENTGITVLSHSVKKPGCGQEIMEYFKKHPETGVTDPAHIAFVGDRLTTDMMLANMTGGWGFWVRDGVIPLEKKSIFSRLERPLAAFLFARGIHAPEPRSIFEE; the protein is encoded by the exons ATGTTGAATCTAAATCTATCGGCCTCACTAAATATCACAAGACTTATCTTCAAGCCGAGTCTGTGTCTGCCTCATCACACAGTCTCAACTTTCAATGACTTGCCGATTCCTCTTGAAAAAGGCTTGCAAAAAGATGGTCGAAAAGTAGAGATCAGGGCTGTTGTTCTCGACAAAGACGATTGCTTTGCTTATCCTGATAATGTTGAAGTGTATGATTCCTACAAG TCTCACTTTGAAAAGCTAAGGTTGGCTTATCCTGGTCGCAAATTACTTGTGGTGTCAAATACTGCTGGAGCAACGTCATGGGATGAGAATTTGAAGCTAGCTTCTGAGGTCGAAGAGAACACAGGAATCACTGTGCTCTCGCACTCGGTCAAAAAACCAGGTTGTGGCCAGGAGATCATGGAATATTTCAAAAAGCACCCAGAAACAGGAGTGACAGATCCTGCACACATTGCGTTCGTCGGTGATAGACTGACGACCGACATGATGCTTGCAAATATGACAGGAGGGTGGGGTTTTTGGGTGAGAGACGGTGTAATACCTTTAGAAAAGAAGAGCATC TTCTCGAGATTGGAACGACCTTTAGCTGCTTTCCTCTTTGCTAGGGGTATTCATGCTCCTGAACCCCGTAGCATCTTTGAGGAGTAG
- a CDS encoding probable Tim22, subunit of the Tim22-complex, with the protein MNFPGMTPPGGAAAPPAIGGPQDPNVKAVQSAMESCFGKSVMSGVMGFGMGGLFGMFMASMSYDTPYHTAAPGSPQSTITSLPLKQQLKIGFKDMGTRSWSMAKNFGKVGALYSGVECGIEGLRAKNDLTNSVAAGCLTGGILAKNAGPQAAAGGCLAFAAFSAAIDAYMRSPPKDD; encoded by the exons ATGAACTTCCCGGGAATGACACCTCCAGGCGGCGCCGCCGCACCGCCTGCGATCGGCGGACCTCAGGACCCCAACGTCAAAGCT GTTCAATCTGCGATGGAGTCTTGTTTTGGAAAGTCAGTCATGTCAGGAGTTATGGGATTCGGTATGGGTGGTTTATTTGGAATGTTCATGGCCTCT ATGTCCTACGATACACCTTACCACACAGCCGCCCCCGGTAGCCCACAAAGCACAATCACATCGCTTCCTCTCAAGCAACAACTCAAGATCGGATTCAAGGATATGGGAACACGTTCATGGTCTATGGCCAAGAACTTCGGAAAAGTTGGTGCTTTGTACTCCGGCGTAGAGTGCGGCATCGAAGGCCTGCGAGCGAAGAACGATCTTACGAACAGTGTCGCCGCAGGATGTTTGACGGGCGGTATTCTGGCCAAGAATGCCGGCCCTCAAGCTGCTGCAGGTGGTTGTTTGGCTTTCGCAGCATTTAGTGCGGCTATCGATGCATACATGCGATCACCACCCAAGGACGACTAA